A genomic region of Acipenser ruthenus chromosome 9, fAciRut3.2 maternal haplotype, whole genome shotgun sequence contains the following coding sequences:
- the LOC117407344 gene encoding receptor-type tyrosine-protein kinase FLT3-like isoform X2 — protein MERTGSMLLLFAAASLSMLIEVEGIQTVPQTACFLTLHTKRDSNEEKSSPQRQTASSEGGTESIRCPDIQPSDMENSTTPQEEELAILEVDLFDRIEIQTVMNVSENASCLWEHDNITRHCTVDKDRKTYSFLISQAKECHAGMHQLSFQSSSVSYSMRFAVRVRTPPTAPVLRVLHREMLGFPCKVQCSSESYPEPKIEWILCQESRESCLKLDGKIISPLETADTYGVRKKVSWVWGSDLFQYNDIRCCAENSAGKECSQLHSFELPSRTKPEVADTNVILKVEEAFLLRFSVPDTDGPVELSWTPANATKQTMVPFEKERAHINKVPFDIVYMFLDAVKKEDTGTYSCTSKTRTKSVQLSVVEQGFISLTHADTVRHIVEGETVCFTMELFAYPPVRCRWSSQQEPHPCVAKGSSSYRRTYKFCDHHQTPGKYDFYADNKDSHMNRSMRLYKKEKPRLSLKPEFEGKVQCIGEGYPAPEMTWWKCGFSDNCNAEASWKKLTEKPKVQVSEGDRFGHKVELHILNVTQVNGEFHIRCCANNTEGWDCEQNPLKLAVSAPKPHVSDQSLYYAALGFCVPALVCIVCLTYYNHKKKPKYESQLKMVQLLGPSDNDYIYIDFSHVEYDQKWEFPRENLEIGKELGSGAFGKVVEATAYGISKTGVSEQVAVKMLKAFCRSKSALFSMCCLLLSELHNMDTFQMEKFQPSEKEALMSELKMMTHIGTHENIVNLLGACTVTGPVYLIFQYCPYGDLLNYLRINREQFHKTLTDVFTQNHFSLYHNFQPDHTFRDGSFTHSGSYVPMHRIRDTASTEESDILLSASDPAHCACHEECDSNYQNTRKNLDEELHVLTFEDLLSFSYQVAKGMEFLTERNCIHRDLAARNVLVTHEKVVKIGDFGLARDIMNDSNYIVKGNARLPVKWMSPESLFEGLYTVQSDVWSYGILLWEIFSLGVNPYPGIQVDQSFYKLIQNGFKMEQPYYSTESVYQVMQSCWTLDARKRPGFSQIVSFMESQLSDAEAALYQTPPRKDRLRSSSDYKNAPANCSTEEEAL, from the exons ATGGAAAGGACTGGGAGTATGCTTTTGCTGTTTG CTGCAGCCTCTTTGTCAATGTTAATCGAAGTGGAGGGGATACAAACAGTGCCACAGACAGCATGCTTTTTGACTTTACACACCAAGAGAGACTCAAACGAGGAAAAGTCAAGCCCGCAACGACAG ACTGCCAGTAGTGAAGGAGGAACAGAGAGCATTCGCTGTCCGGATATTCAACCATCAGACATGGAGAATAGCACCACGCCACAGGAAGAGGAACTAGCCATCCTGGAAGTGGATCTTTTTGACCGGATTGAGATACAAACAGTAATGAACGTCTCTGAAAATGCAAGCTGTCTTTGGGAACACGACAATATCACAAGGCACTGCACTGTAGACAAAGACAG GAAAACCTACTCCTTTCTGATTTCCCAAGCTAAGGAATGCCATGCTGGAATGCACCAGCTTTCTTTCCAGTCCAGCAGCGTTAGCTATTCCATGAGGTTTGCAGTCCGTGTCAGAA CTCCTCCAACAGCTCCGGTACTGAGAGTATTGCACAGAGAAATGCTTGGGTTCCCTTGTAAGGTCCAGTGCTCTTCTGAAAGCTACCCGGAACCAAAGATTGAGTGGATTCTGTGCCAGGAATCAAGGGAGAG TTGTTTGAAGCTGGATGGGAAAATCATAAGCCCCTTGGAGACTGCTGATACTTATGGAGTCCGTAAGAAAGTCAGTTGGGTCTGGGGATCGGATTTATTTCAGTACAATGACATACGGTGCTGTGCTGAGAACTCTGCTGGCAAAGAGTGCTCCCAGCTTCATTCCTTTG AACTCCCTTCCAGGACAAAGCCAGAGGTTGCTGATACAAACGTAATTCTTAAAGTTGAAGAAGCTTTTCTGTTACGATTTAGTGTTCCAGATACTGATGGGCCTGTGGAATTATCCTGGACTCCGGCTAATGCAACGAAACaaacaatg GTACCGTTTGAGAAGGAACGGGCACATATAAACAAAGTTCCGTTTGACATAGTTTACATGTTCCTTGATGCTGTGAAAAAAGAAGATACTGGCACTTATTCTTGCACTTCAAAGACCAGGACAAAATCTGTACAACTTTCAGTTGTTG AACAGGGATTCATCAGTCTCACGCACGCGGATACAGTCCGTCACATTGTTGAAGGGGAGACGGTGTGCTTTACAATGGAGTTGTTTGCATACCCCCCCGTCCGCTGCAGGTGGAGTTCTCAACAGGAGCCACATCCATGTGTGGCTAAAGGAAGCAG CAGTTACAGGAGGACCTATAAATTCTGTGACCATCATCAGACTCCAGGGAAATATGACTTTTACGCTGACAATAAGGACTCCCATATGAACCGATCCATGCGGCTCTATAAGAAAG AGAAACCTCGCCTGAGCTTGAAGCCTGAATTTGAGGGGAAGGTGCAGTGTATTGGAGAAGGGTACCCTGCACCAGAGATGACCTGGTGGAAATGTGGATTCAGTGACAA TTGTAACGCTGAAGCTTCTTGGAAGAAACTCACCGAGAAACCCAAGGTTCAGGTATCGGAGGGGGACAGATTCGGACACAAAGTAGAATTACACATACTGAATGTGACCCAAGTGAATGGAGAATTTCATATACGGTGCTGTGCAAACAATACTGAGGGCTGGGACTGTGAGCAGAACCCCCTTAAACTGGCAG TGTCCGCTCCTAAGCCCCATGTGAGTGACCAGTCTTTGTACTATGCAGCCCTGGGGTTCTGTGTACCTGCGCTCGTGTGCATAGTGTGTTTAACGTACTACAACCACAAGAAg AAACCGAAATATGAGAGCCAGTTGAAAATGGTCCAGTTGTTAGGACCCTCAGACAACGACTACATATACATTGATTTCAGTCACGTTGAGTATGATCAGAAATGGGAGTTCCCCAGAGAAAACTTGGAAATCG GTAAAGAGCTTGGCTCCGGAGCCTTTGGGAAGGTGGTGGAGGCTACAGCCTACGGAATCAGCAAGACAGGCGTCTCGGAGCAAGTGGCTGTCAAAATGCTCAAAG CCTTCTGCAGGTCCAAGTCAGCCCTTTTTTCAATGTGTTGCCTCCTGCTCTCTGAGCTACACAACATGGATACATTTCAGATGG AGAAATTCCAGCCTTCTGAAAAGGAAGCTTTGATGTCTGAGCTCAAGATGATGACGCATATCGGGACCCATGAAAACATTGTGAACCTGCTGGGGGCGTGCACTGTGACGG GTCCAGTGTACTTGATCTTTCAGTACTGTCCATATGGTGACCTTCTCAATTACCTGAGGATCAACAGGGAACAATTTCACAAGACGCTGACCGACGTCTTCACTCAGAATCATTTCAGCTTGTATCACAATTTTCAGCCGGACCACACTTTCAG GGATGGAAGTTTTACACACAGCGGATCGTACGTCCCGATGCACAGGATTAGAGACACTGCATCTACCGAAGAGTCTGATATACTCCTCAGTGCCAGTGACCCTGCACACTGTGCTTGCCATG AGGAGTGTGATTCCAACTATCAAAACACCAGGAAGAATCTGGATGAAGAATTGCATGTGCTCACCTTCGAGGACCTCCTGAGCTTCTCCTATCAAGTCGCTAAAGGGATGGAGTTcctgactgaaagaaac tgtattCACAGAGATCTCGCAGCAAGAAACGTGCTGGTGACCCACGAGAAGGTGGTGAAGATCGGAGACTTTGGATTGGCCAGAGACATCATGAATGATTCCAATTACATCGTCAAGGGCAAC GCTCGGCTGCCTGTTAAGTGGATGTCTCCTGAGAGCTTGTTTGAAGGCCTGTACACTGTTCAGAGCGATGTCTGGTCTTATGGGATACTGCTGTGGGAAATATTCTCTCTTG GTGTTAATCCGTACCCTGGGATTCAGGTAGATCAAAGCTTCTACAAGCTCATTCAGAATGGATTTAAAATGGAGCAGCCGTATTATTCCACAGAGAGTGT